The Brassica napus cultivar Da-Ae chromosome C1, Da-Ae, whole genome shotgun sequence DNA segment AAAATGGAATCACAGTTTCATCTAATAATCTATTTGTTTGAAACTTGATTCTAGAAATAGAAAATGGGATTCAAACTAGATAAACAAACATCTGGCACAAAAAGGTGCTAAGATGTACAACATCTGTCAGAaaagctggagatgcaggtcCATTCACTTTTCCAGTTTGATAACACACATGGAAACAAAATCATTTCAAGTTTGAAACATCCATCTATCAACTGACAAAAGCTTTGGTACCTTTAGTCACGGGCCTGGAAATCATTCGACTAGAAGGAAAAACACCATTGTCAGGAAAATCAATAGGATTGGCTGCAAAGTGCATGATTGACCGAGCCTGCAAAACAATGTACAGAGAGAGATGCATAATCAAAAAACATGCCATCaagattttccttttttttaggCAGGACACAATAATGTTACCTTTTCAGGTGGTACACCATCATATACATTAACTTTTCCACTATAGAATATGGTCATTTGCCCAGCCAGCGCACTTGTTTCTGCTGGGCTTCTGCTGTAAATATTACAGACAGCAACATTGGAGTAGCAAATTGGTTTATATGACAAGAAACACATCATAGCGAGAccatatatatattcagcttTGGTTTATACAGTAAATGGAGTAACCTAAAACTCATGTTCCTAAACTGACCAGTGGAGTAAGCAACATTAAGTAGCAATGATGAAAGGTAGTCATTtcatttcagaaaaaaaaacaagaagatcTGGAAACACCAACACAAAAGATACAAAATAAAGCCCCTATATAATCACGATACTCTCTCATGGAAAGGATGTGATTTTAGTATATAAGCAGAGTACTCTCTGACCAACTTCGCCATTAAACACGTAGTTTCTATTTTATTCAGGGAAATGATATGAAACCAACTAAACAATATTCAAGAGAAACCTGGGAGAGAGTGTTTTGTGGCTGTCTTTGTCGGCTAGATAGTGAGCAGAGCCACCAGAAAACTCAGCTGATCTGGGGGAATCTCTCCTGAGGCATGGGCCATCATCTTCCTGGAAAGGAATCTGACCAAGCTCGTTGCTTGGCTCAGTCGACGGTGTTGTGACctgtcaacaaaaaaaaatcagcacGCAAAACCTAATCGACGGGAAAGAAAAGCAAAATCGAAGAAGATGAGAGAAATAAAGCTCACGCGAGAGGGAATTGGAGGGTAAGAAACGAGGATCTTGCGGAGGATGCCGGCGCCGGAGTCGTCGCCGGGCTCAAAGAGAGCTTTGAGGGATAAAACTTGCTGGACCGCCTGGGATTTGTTCCAAGAAGGTCTTCGCATTCCTGTTACGACACGTGTCAGCCGCCATTCTCGGGGaaagagaaaaaatgaaaagaaccgAGAGGAGAGAAattcaaaaactaaattaaCAAAATCAGAGAGGATCTCCATCCATCTTCCTCTCTCGAACAAGGAAGGACCTAAGGAAATGAGAACCTTTCTCCTTGAGGAATTTGCGGCAATCCTCGCGCGTGAGCTGAGAAATGTCCTCTTCCGTTAGTAGCTTCAGAGGCTTCTCCAGTATTGACTTCGCCGAAGACACTCCTCCTTCCATCTCCTTCCTCAGATTCCGGCTAAATCCAGCTTCGCCGCCGGGCAGAGCAGTGGCGTTTTTCGTATAAATAATTGAGGGCAAaatcaggagagagagagagagaagaagaaagagaaaagaaaaaagagtgaTGAGGGTCTAATAGTGAGTCTATGGGCTTCGAGTTTGGGGGAATGGTTAGCGAAGCTCCCTAGACTGCCACGTCGGATTTGTATCTTTTCTCTATGCTTATAACCTAATCATAGCTTCCTAACTAGTGTATTTTTCATCTATTATCCCAATTATTATTGttggtttgtttattttataaactcttatgaACACGAGAACCGAACTGAATCTAAGCACAAAAAGAACTTATTGAAGTTGTATTCAGTCTatagtttgaagtaaattttttttttttgttttttaatgaaatttttataaaatcatccCGAACCGGGCATACAGGTTTCGATTACAGACATCGACTCGAACAAAAGTTTCCAATTCAAACAACTTCTAGCTAGCTTCACTCGACCCATATCTCCGGCGCGTTCCGCTAATTCGAATTCGTAATCCTCATAAATCAAAAGCCGTTCTCAACCATTAACGAGAACCACAAAGAGGAGAAATTCACCTCATTTCCTCGGATGTCGGAGTCTCCCCATGTCGTTTCTGGAGTAGCTGGATTCGGATGATCTTATCTCAATCTATAATCTAATCCATCAATGAAGCGCGAGCAATGCACTAAGCGAGAGGACCAAAAATCCCTTACCAAAAGAGAGGCGCGGACAAACCTGTACACCCGCCAATGCTGCTCCAAACCTTGCAAGATATCAATGTTACTCCCTGACTTGAAGCTCTATAACCTGCACAGACATGACACGCACACCACCACAAGAACTCAAGCGAGACCCAAGTGGTCTGGGATGTGAGCGAGACCAGGTGCGACACGATGACGGTCAATGACTACAGAACAGCCAAACACCAGAAGCCATCGAGAACCGAAGGACTAAAGACGGTGCTGTGAAAATCCTGTATCCGGTGTCGGCGAAGACGGGAGAACAAAGAAGACCAGAGAGAGCACTCCTAAGGGAAGACCGTCGCCTTCAGAGGAGTATCAAAACATGGAGACCTGTAGAGGAGATCAGAAGTAAAATGTCACTGCAAATGGCCAACAAGGAGCCATAGACCACCGCCTCTTGAAACCGCTTACAACACCAACACGAGCCTTGACAGATCCTAAGTACCATCACCGCCTGCATACTAAGGATCAAGACTCGCCGCCGTGGTAAAGGAACCCACCGGAGCACACTTTGGCTTAGGACATGGAGGAGTCGACTCTTAACGATACCACCGAGAACCAAAACCCTCCCTCCTGAGCCGCTTGAAACCCAAAGGACATAGGCAGAAGACCACTGCTGAACCTAATTGAAGAAACAAGTCGACATCCCCCGCATGTACAGAGATAACCAGAAGAGATCTAGGGGAAATCGATCTCAACCTGAACCCAAAAAGCCGACTACCGCCTCGAGTCTCTGAACCACCACCTCGCCAAGAAACCAATTAAGCAGAACGACAACTGGAGTCGTAACTCCTCTCGAGCGGAGCACATTCCGGATCAAAACCCTTGCCCCAGATCCTCACGCATATCCGAAGAGCCAGAGAGAGACGAAGCAGCAGCTAACATGAAGCACAAGCACGAGAGGGTGAAGCCTCCGGAGCCGGAACGCGCGCGCACACGCGGCGGGACGCCGGAGCAAAACTCAGGGTATGAATGGTAAAAGCAGTTCAAGCGttgcagatcaagcagatcatGCAGATCAAGCGGGACAAGTGCAGATTAAGCAGGAAAAGTGCATAACAAGTAAATTATGCAGGAGAAATGCATATCAAGCAGATaaagtaatttattataaattatgaatggcaaaaacaattcaaaactataaattatatattaaaacaatataaactacaccaaaatatcaaaacaaatatctCAAATGTTGTAGAATCGACTAAAATGCCTATAGAATTTTTCATAAGATACTTGTACTTCTTCTATTTTCATTCTAGTTGATCGAATTTTTCTTTGGAAAACCGGAAGGTTACGCTaatattaaactctttgttgaacTTATCACTGCGAAACTTTCTACTAGTGGGTGTAGAATCTTTAAAACGGTAATTGGTCATAAAAGTTAGTTGATCGTACAACTCAATAAATACGCATTCTCGGTTAAGAGTCCATTTAAAATTGTTCTCTCAATAGATTTACAAAATTTCAATCATTTACCTATATTAcctattttaaaacataaaaaatattaattacttaTCCGTGCCGACATTTATGTAGGAAGatttatatcttcttctttagaaAATGTTGTGTTTTGTCGGCGATTGAACAtcatgtttataattttaaaatgacaaaaattGTATTAATGTGAGCTATATAGTTT contains these protein-coding regions:
- the LOC106372736 gene encoding protein TIFY 4B isoform X4, producing the protein MEGGVSSAKSILEKPLKLLTEEDISQLTREDCRKFLKEKGMRRPSWNKSQAVQQVLSLKALFEPGDDSGAGILRKILVSYPPIPSRVTTPSTEPSNELGQIPFQEDDGPCLRRDSPRSAEFSGGSAHYLADKDSHKTLSPRSPAETSALAGQMTIFYSGKVNVYDGVPPEKARSIMHFAANPIDFPDNGVFPSSRMISRPVTKEKMVEHPHYGLEKANASRDSEAEGQANRKVSLQRYREKRNERLFKTRKAPGVGSSSSEMYLNHSQPLMNAAAYSQNPSGGTGGEHQSPQNQTRSPNLSVDLNCDLNSEDI
- the LOC106372736 gene encoding protein TIFY 4B isoform X3 — protein: MEGGVSSAKSILEKPLKLLTEEDISQLTREDCRKFLKEKGMRRPSWNKSQAVQQVLSLKALFEPGDDSGAGILRKILVSYPPIPSRVTTPSTEPSNELGQIPFQEDDGPCLRRDSPRSAEFSGGSAHYLADKDSHKTLSPSRSPAETSALAGQMTIFYSGKVNVYDGVPPEKARSIMHFAANPIDFPDNGVFPSSRMISRPVTKEKMVEHPHYGLEKANASRDSEAEGQANRKVSLQRYREKRNERLFKTRKAPGVGSSSSEMYLNHSQPLMNAAAYSQNPSGGTGGEHQSPQNQTRSPNLSVDLNCDLNSEDI
- the LOC106372736 gene encoding protein TIFY 4B isoform X1 encodes the protein MEGGVSSAKSILEKPLKLLTEEDISQLTREDCRKFLKEKGMRRPSWNKSQAVQQVLSLKALFEPGDDSGAGILRKILVSYPPIPSRVTTPSTEPSNELGQIPFQEDDGPCLRRDSPRSAEFSGGSAHYLADKDSHKTLSPSRSPAETSALAGQMTIFYSGKVNVYDGVPPEKARSIMHFAANPIDFPDNGVFPSSRMISRPVTKEKMVEHPHYGLEKANASRDSVLVCVCVGLSEEAEGQANRKVSLQRYREKRNERLFKTRKAPGVGSSSSEMYLNHSQPLMNAAAYSQNPSGGTGGEHQSPQNQTRSPNLSVDLNCDLNSEDI
- the LOC106372736 gene encoding protein TIFY 4B isoform X2; protein product: MEGGVSSAKSILEKPLKLLTEEDISQLTREDCRKFLKEKGMRRPSWNKSQAVQQVLSLKALFEPGDDSGAGILRKILVSYPPIPSRVTTPSTEPSNELGQIPFQEDDGPCLRRDSPRSAEFSGGSAHYLADKDSHKTLSPRSPAETSALAGQMTIFYSGKVNVYDGVPPEKARSIMHFAANPIDFPDNGVFPSSRMISRPVTKEKMVEHPHYGLEKANASRDSVLVCVCVGLSEEAEGQANRKVSLQRYREKRNERLFKTRKAPGVGSSSSEMYLNHSQPLMNAAAYSQNPSGGTGGEHQSPQNQTRSPNLSVDLNCDLNSEDI